A part of Pieris napi chromosome 9, ilPieNapi1.2, whole genome shotgun sequence genomic DNA contains:
- the LOC125052413 gene encoding uncharacterized protein LOC125052413 yields MSSSVVKWLFLSHAFIFVSSMSEVWVELRAPRFVVHGHSAQVRCEHNVDPGTIYKVVFFKNSHRIMQYVRGRDPPYEFYNFSGADINLIKVTPTSLTLDRMDFNAAGTYACEIAMEIPLYSKLSKIHEVNVIVRQKHRPKIRIRQQKLSPNGDLEATCHSSAAYPAPHLTWLVNNVKVDERLTIPHGTVNVHRYHHGMPLSLTNSSLRFPLSSLQHPNQTVDITCLSTIPSYPTVGEGYADVQNQTITVNLVRLEPSPTQLPVKILSSEENKSERLKIYNYLIFIMIVIIY; encoded by the exons TATCAAGTATGTCCGAAGTGTGGGTCGAGCTACGGGCGCCCCGATTTGTGGTGCATGGACACAGCGCACAAGTCCGATGCGAGCATAACGTTGACCCAGGAACTATATACAAG GTTGTCTTCTTCAAGAACAGCCATCGAATTATGCAGTACGTACGAGGAAGAGATCCGCCATACgagttttataatttctctGGAGCTGATATAAAT TTAATAAAAGTGACACCGACATCGCTTACACTAGACAGAATGGATTTTAACGCTGCTGGGACCTACGCCTGTGAAATTGCGATGGAAATTCCTTTGTACTCGAAACTCTCAAAAATACACGAAGTCAATGTCATAG tTCGCCAAAAACACCGTCCAAAAATCAGGATTAGACAACAGAAGTTATCACCAAATGGCGACTTGGAGGCCACCTGTCACAGTTCAGCTGCCTATCCGGCACCGCATCTCACATGGCTGGTCAATAATGTTAAG GTGGATGAAAGGTTAACAATTCCTCACGGCACAGTCAATGTCCACCGATATCATCATGGAATGCCACTCTCCCTTACCAACTCGTCTTTGCGCTTCCCCCTTTCAAGCCTACAACATCCGAACCAGACTGTTGACATCACCTGTCTGAGCACCATACCTAGTTATCCAACAGTGGGGGAAGGTTATGCTGACGTACAGAATCAGACTATCACCG tAAATCTAGTTCGATTGGAGCCATCGCCCACTCAACTCcctgttaaaatattaagcaGCGAAGAGAATAAATCGGAACGacttaaaatatacaactatcttatttttattatgatagtCATAATATACTAG